AGGACAGCTTCTCATCCAAAGAGGCATTACGACAGAATCGGCAGCCAAACGTTTTTTCAGACCCCAGCTTGCCGACCTGATCAATCCATTCCTCATGAAGGATATGGACATAGCCGTTGACCGCCTCAATGATGCGATGGGACGCAAGGAGCGCATCCTTGTCTATGGCGATTACGACGTAGATGGATGCACTGCCGTAGCTTTGGTCTATAAGTTCCTGCAGCAATTCTATTCCAACATCGATTACTATATCCCCGACAGATATGATGAGGGATACGGAGTCAGCAAGAAAGGAATAGACTTTGCCAACGAGACAGGTGTAAAACTGATCATCATCCTTGACTGTGGCATCAAAGCCATCAAGGAAATAGAATATGCCAAGTCTCTTGGCATAGATTTCATCATTTGTGATCACCACGTACCAGACGAGGTGATGCCTCCTGCTGTGGCTATTCTCAACCCTAAGCGTCCTGACGATACCTTTCCGTTCAAGCACCTTTGCGGATGTGGCGTAGGCTTTAAATTCATGCAGGCTTTCGCCAAGAACAACAACATTCCGTTCTCCAGACTCATCCCGCTGCTCGACTTCTGTGCCGTAAGCATCGCTGCCGACATCGTGCCTGTTGAGGAAGAAAACCGTATCCTCGCTTTCCATGGTCTCAAGTTGCTCAATACCAATCCAAGTATCGGTTTGCGTTCCATCATTGATATCTGCGGACTCAATGGCAGAGAGATCTCAATGAGCGACATCGTATTCAAGATTGGTCCACGCATCAATGCTTCAGGAAGAATGGAAAACGGCAAACTGAGCGTTGACCTGCTGGTAGAAAGAGATTTTGCTACTGCCATCCGCATGGCAAAACACATCAATGAATACAACGAACAACGTAAGGACATCGACAAGCAGATGACGGAGGAAGCCAATGGTATCGTGTCAAGACTCGAAACCCAGAAGCACAACTCCAGTATTGTGCTCTACGATGAAGGATGGAAAAAAGGAGTCATCGGCATTGTTGCCTCAAGACTCACGGAAATCTATTTCCGCCCTACCGTCGTTCTGACCAAAGATGGTGACATGGCCACAGGCTCAGCACGCAGTGTTACGGGCTTTGATGTCTATTCTGCCATCAAGAGTTGCCGCGATATTCTCATGAATTTCGGTGGACATACATACGCTGCCGGACTTACTCTGAAATGGGATAAGGTAAAAGAATTCAGAGAAAGATTCCAGAAATATGTAGAGGAACATATCGCTCCAGAGCAGACAGAAGCCTTGCTTCATATTGACGCGGAGATTGATTTCAAAGACATCACCAAGCACCTGTACAGTGACCTGAAACGGTTTGCACCTTTTGGACCAGGCAATCAAAAGCCGATATTCTGCACGACCAAAGTGTATGACTATGGTACAAGCAAAGTAGTAGGAAGGGAACAGGAGCACATCAAGCTGGAACTTGTGGACTCTAAGTCGAGCAACGTGGTCAACGGCATTGCCTTCGGACAAAGTGCCGCTGCACGATACATCAAGAGCAAACGGAGTTTCGACATTGTATATACCATAGAAGACAATATCTTCAAGAAGAATCAGGTACAACTGCAAATTGAGGATATCCGTCCGAACAACAGTGAGAAATAGGAAAACTCCTGATTTCTGACTCCAACAGACCCAAATGACTAAATGACAGATAAATTTCAAGAGATATTGCGAACATACTGGGGGTATCCTGACTTCCGTGGCATACAGAGAGACATTATCGAAAGTATATCACAGGGTAAGGATACCCTCGGTCTTATGCCTACTGGTGGTGGAAAATCCATCACTTTTCAGGTTCCTGCACTCGCCCAGGATGGCGTTTGCATCGTGATTACGCCCCTCATAGCCCTCATGAAAGACCAGGTTAGCCACCTCAAGGAACGCGGTATCCTGGCAGATGCTATCTATGCCGACAGATCCAGAAGTGAAATCATACAGACACTTGAGAATTGTATCTTTGGCGGAGTCAAGATTCTGTATGTCTCTCCAGAAAGACTTTCTACGGATATTTTCCAGACCAAATTACGCCACATCAAAGTAAGCTTTATCACAGTGGATGAAGCCCACTGCATCAGTCAGTGGGGATATGATTTCCGTCCTTCTTATCTGAAGATTTCAGATATCAGAAAGCTGAAACCGGGAACACCTATCCTGGCACTTACTGCCACGGCTACCCCAGAAGTCGTAGATGATATCCAGAACCAACTCCAGTTTTCAGAAAAGAATGTGTTCAAAATGAGTTTTGAACGCAAAAACCTGGCATATATTGTACGCATTACGACCGACAAGCATGGCGAAATGGTTCATATCCTGAAATGTGTACAGGGTTCTGCCATCATCTATGTTAGAAGCCGCCGCCGTACGAAGGAAATAGCAGAAATCCTCAATAAGAACGGCATCCCTGCCACTTTCTATCATGCAGGACTTGACCCTGCCGTAAAGGATGAACGACAGAGAGAGTGGCAGGAAGATCAGATAAGAGTGATGGTTGCTACCAATGCCTTCGGTATGGGTATCGACAAACCCGATGTGAGAATGGTCATCCATATAGATTGCCCAGACTCTCTGGAAGCTTATTTCCAGGAGGCTGGTCGTGCGGGTAGAGATGGCAACAAATCATACGCAGTACTACTCTATGATGCCAGCGACGAACGCAAACTGACCAAACGCATCAACGATACCTTTCCTGAGAAAGAACTAATCAGGGATATCTACGAACACCTCGCCTATTTCTTCCAAATAGGTGTGGGGAGCGGTTGCGGAAAAACTTTCGAATTCAACATAGAGAAATTCAGCTATATCTATAAGTATTACCCTACAAAAGTAGATGCTGCTTTGAGAATACTGGAACAGTGTGGTTACATTCATTACGAAGACAATCCCGACGGGAAAGCCCGCCTCATGTTCAACCTGAACAGAAGCGACCTTTATCTACTGGATAATCTGTCAGAAAATGAAGACCAGGTTGTCACGTCCCTCCTACGCGTTTACGGAGGACTCTTCACAGACTTCGTATATATCGACGAATCTCTGATAGCCCAACAGGCAGAATTGAGTATCCAGCAGGTATATTTCGCATTGAAATGCCTTGCCACCAAACATATCATCACTTTCGTTCCTCGTAGAAAAATCCCGTATATCACCTATACCCGGGATAGAATTGATGGAGATAAGGTCGTCATCACCCAAGAAGCATACGAAAACAGAAAAGAACAATTCGTAAAACGTATCAACAGTATGATAGCATATGCACAAACAGACTTTATCTGCCGTTCACGACAACTCTTACGCTATTTCGGAGAAGAAACCAAGGAGGATTGCAAGCAATGCGATGTCTGTCTGGAACACAAAGACAACGATTCTGTAGCCAAACAGATGTTTGAAAAGGCAAAAGAAAGTATTCTCCAGATATTAGGTGATCAAAAGAAACACCACATTACAGAATTAAGAGAGATACAAGTACCGAGCCAGCAGTTAGAAAATGCTTTAGAAATGCTGGTATCAGAAAACCAGATACATATAGACGGCAGTTATATCTATCTGTAAAACTAACAAAAAAAATAAACAAAACAAAAAGAGATAAACAACAAAAAGAGATAAACAACAAAAAGGGAACGACCCCTCGCGGACCATTCCCTTTCCAACATTATGTACGAGAAAAAAATTAGTTATTTTCTGGACGAAGTTTACGAACTGTAACACCAGCCTGCCACATTTCCTTGTTGCGCATAGCCTCGAGTTCAGCGTTCAACTTCTCACGGTAATCAGCCTGAGAGTTCTTGTCGATAGAAATCTGAGCCTCATTACCAGTCTTAACAGAGTAATACAACCACTCCATAACAGGCTTGATAGCCTCACGGAAACGAGGAGCCCAGTCAAGAGCACCACGCTGTGCAGTTGTAGAACAGTTAGCATACATCCAATCCATACCCTTCTCACCGAAGAGAGGGCCAAGGCTCTGAGTCAGCTCCTCAACAGTCTCGTTGAAAGCCTCAGATGGAGAGTGACCGTTCTCACGAAGTACATCGTACTGAGCCTCCAAAAGACCCTCGATAGCACCCATCAAAGAACCACGCTCACCAGTAAGGTCAGAAGTAGCCTCACGCTGGAATGTAGTCTTGAACAAATATCCTGCACCGATACCGATACCGAATGCAATAGTCTTTTCCTCTGCTTTACCAGATGCATCCTGATATACAGCGTAAGAGCAGTTCAAACCACGACCCTCGCAGAACATTGTGCGGAGAGAAGTACCAGAACCCTTAGGTGCAACCATGATAACATCAATATCCTTAGGTGGAACTACGCCTGTGCGATCGCTCCAGTTGATAGCGAAACCATGTGAATAATACAAAGTCTTACCTGCTGTGAGGTGTGGCTTGATTTTTGGCCAGCAAGCAATCTGACCGGCATCAGAAAGCAACATACAGATGATAGTACCCTTTTCTGCAGCTTCCTCGATAGAGAACAAAGTCTTACCAGGAACCCAACCATCCTTCAGACACTTCTCATAGGTTTTACCCTGACGCTGTCCAACGATGACATTGAAACCATTATCGCGAAGGTTACAAGCCTGACCAGGACCCTGAATACCATAACCGATAACTGCGATAGTTTCGTTCTTCAATACTTCACGTGCTTTCTCCAATGAAAATTCATGACTGGTGACAACAGTTTCCATTACGCCACCGAAATTCATTTCTGCCATAATTATTTTTTTTTGTGCGGCTTGCCGTTGTGGAGCCGCGGGTTTAACTTGTCCATACGGATGCGAGCTAATTCTTATCCAAAGAATGCCTGTTTGATCCGTCCACCCCCTATCCAAGAGGGCGGCTCTGGGTTTATTTTCTTATCTGGGTGCAAAGGTAATAAATCAATATGAAACTACCAAATTTTTCTTTCACTTTTTTACAAATTTCGCTTTACTTCTTACAACTTCGACTTCTTTTGCGTCATTTTTGCAGATTTTTGTTATCTTTATGCAATATTCTCCCTCATTTACTTCCTCCTGATAGAAATTGAGACGGTCGCCCTGATGACTCTCTGCCACGTATGCAATTTCAAATCTCTGCAAAAAATGGGTCTTGTAGTAATCCAAGTCGAATAAATCAAGAATATGTTCGATATATTTCACTGAATTGATATGTCCATTGACATCTACATCATTATAATAGGTGTCGATACTGCGCACAAACTTGGCATCGGCAGACATCTTGACACGAGAACTGGCTGCTATAGGACATTCTTTCTCTTCCTCGATATACTCCTTGATAAGTCCATCATGGATGGAGAATATATCTACCGGCTGTCGGGTCTCAGTATCTATCATCGCCCACACACTCTTGCCATAGCCATATACCTTCTCCTCTTCTTCATCAGCAGCAAGCTTACCACATATCTTGAAATCACGGGCTGTGAAATACTTCATGGCATTCTCCACCCAGGTCTCAACATAGAACTTGTCATACGACTTTGGCATCTCGGTCATCTCAATGGCCAAGCGACTAAGCACCCAGGTCTTATGTCGTGGCATGAGATAGTTCATGCCATAACCACGGTCGTTGCTATGAAAATCGGCAGCATTCAACAAATGATTGCCCAAATGCCCCATAAACAGGTGACTGGAAAAGTCACAATGAAAAGGTTCCGAAAGAAACTCGTATCTTCCTACTTTACTTAATAATTCCATATCTTATACGAAAAAAATGCCTTCTTGTTTTTAAATTCTTTGCAAATCTACAATTTTTTATTGAGAATGCCAAAGAAAAGACCGAGAATTTCTTCTGCTAACGGCGTTCATAAAAACAAACGAGCTACAACCGTAGAACAACTGTCTTACGATCGTAGCCCGCTTATCCCTATATTTCTCTATCTCTGTTATTCCTCCGCACTCTGCTTCAGATAATCTGAGATAGGCTCATCGAAACTTCTTGTGACTGCAATACGGCCTGAGCGGGTATATTGCAAGAGACAATCAAAACTGTTCAACTTATGGAACAAGTCTGCAATATCCTCTGTCAAACCAGCCAAGAGTACCGTACTGTAAGTTGGATTAACCTCCATCATACGAGCATCATGCTTGCGGATTGTACGGGAAACCTCAGGGTTTTCCAGCAGAACAGGAGTTGAAATCTTGAAAAGAGCCACCTCATGGATGAAAATCTGATCATCCGCATAGTAATCACTCTTCACGACATCGATTTTCTTCTCTATCGCCTTATTGATTTTCTCTATCTGCTCAGGATCACTCCATACCGTAATGGTATATTTGTGGATATTCTTGATGCTGCTGGCCGATACGTTCAGGCTCTCGATATTTACTTGTCTGCGGGTGAATACTGCGGTAATCTGATTCAGGATACCCGCAATGTTCTCTGAATAAACAAGCAATGTATATAATTTCTTGTCACTATTATTGTCCATCTTATTTTTCCTTTCTAAAATGTCTGTTACACTTTACTTTGTAAAATGCTGGTTACACCTTAATTATATATATATATGAATCGAGAACTTTAGTAATGAAGTTCCAACTGCATTTCATCAACACTCTTGCCAGGCAAGGTCATCGGAACGATGTCCTCATCTTCCTTGATGGCGCACTCCAGAAGGTAAGGCCCCTTGGTAGCAATCATCTTCTCCACTTTCGCCTTCAGATCCTTGCGGTCGATGACCACATCGTAAGGAATGCCGTAAGCCTTGGCTATTTCCTCATAACGAGGGTTCAGCATGTGGGTAAAGGAGCGACGGCCTTCAAACATCAGGTCTTGCCACTGACGTACATTGCCAAGATAATTGTTGTTCAGGAGAATCATCTTCACAGGTGCCTGCTGCTCCATGATCGTACCCAATTCCTGGATATTCATCTGGAAACCGCCATCACCGAAGAAACAGCAGATGGTTCTGTCTGGAGCACCAAAGGTTGCACCGATAGCAGCAGGAAGACCGAATCCCATAGTTCCAAATCCACCACTGGTAACAATACTCAGTTTCTTGGTGAACTTGAAGTAGCGGCTACTGATCATCTGGTTCTGACCTACGTCGTTCACGAGAACAGCCTCATTATGGGTAGCTTCCGTTACCACATTGGTCACCTCGCCCATCAGCAGAGGACCCTCTGTAGGATGGATATCCTTCTCGATTACCTTCTCCTGCTCCTGCTGGCGATAAACCTCGAATGAATCTCTCCACTCACGGTGAACATTCTTGTTCAGCAAACGGGTAATTGCCGGCAAAGTCTGCTTACAGTCACCTATCACAGCAACATCCGTCTTGATGACCTTGTCAATTTCAGCCTTGTCTATATCCAGATGGATGATTTTAGCCTGCTTAGCATATTTGGAAGGAACACCAGTAATACGGTCGCTGAAACGCATACCAATAGCGATCAGCACATCACACTCCTGAGTCTTCATGTTGGTAGCATACGAACCGTGCATACCGAGCATACCCATATTCAACGGATGATTGCTTGGTAAAGCAGAAAGACCGAGCAGCGTACGACCTGCAGGAATATCAGCCTTCTCCAGAAATTCAATCAACTCATTGTGAGCACCACCCAATTCCACGCCATGACCTACCAGCGCAAATGGGCGCTTGGCATTATTGATCAATTCAGCTGCCTCCTCTACAGCCTTGGCATCTATGGCAGGATAAGGATTGTAAGAGGTAACCTTCTCACATTTCACAGGTTCCCACTCACAAGTAGCAATCTGGGCATTCTTGGTAAAGTCGAGAACGACAGGACCTGGACGACCGCTGCGGGCAATATAGAAAGCACGGCTCACAGCCCAAGCCACATCCTCAGGACGACGAATCTGATAAGCCCATTTAGAGATAGGTTGGGTAACACCCACCAGATCAACCTCCTGGAACGCATCCGTTCCCAAGGCGCCTACACCTACCTGACCAGCAATAACCACGATAGGTGTAGAATCCATCATGGCATCAGCAATACCAGTCAAAGTATTTGTTGCTCCAGGACCACTGGTCACGAGTGTCACGCCCACTTCGCCGCTGACTCGAGCATAGCCCTGTGCAGCATGAGCAGCAGCCTGCTCGTGACGTACCAAGATGTGATCAAACACCTTATTTTCTCCTCTCGTGTAACCATACAGTGAATCAAACACTGGCATGATGCTTCCCCCCGGATAACCGAAAATGGTTGTTACACCCTCAGCTTTCAGGGAGCGCATCAACGCTTCTGCTCCTGTTATTACTTCTTTTGCCATTATTATTATATTTATTTCAAAGGAATGGGAAAATTCCACTCTATATCATCCAAGCAGAACTTCCCATTACCTTTCTACTGAAGATTTCAAAAACTATATATTTTCATCTTAATCAATGATTCTGACACCACCCTTGTCTGCAGAACTTACACTCTGAGCGTATGCACGCAAAGCCTTGCTTACCACACGGTTACGCTTCAAAGGCTGCTGAGGACGGGCTGCCAATTCTTCATCTGACAACTTCACGTTGATAGAACGACTTGGAATATCAATGACAATGATATCACCATCCTTAATCTTACCGATATTACCACCGGCAGCTGCTTCTGGAGAAATATGACCGATACTCAAACCGGATGTACCACCAGAGAAACGACCATCAGTAATCAGGGCACACTCCTTGCCCAAATGGCGGCTCTTGATGTAAGAAGTAGGATACAGCATCTCCTGCATACCTGGACCACCCTTAGGACCCTCGTGAGTAATAACCACGCAGTCACCGGAGTTAACCTTTCCGTCAAGAATACCCTCACAAGCATCCTCTTGAGAATCGAAGCAAACCGCAGGACCCTCAAAGTGCCAAAGTACAGGATCCACACCCGCTGTCTTCACTACACAACCATTCTGAGCGATATTACCGAAGAGAACAGCCAGACCACCATCCTTTGTATAAGCATGTTCCAAGTCACGGATACATCCATTCTCGCGGTCAGTATCAAGACTTTCCCACTGAGCATCCTGACTACCCATCTGGGTAGAGAATTTTCTACCAGGTGCAGAATGATAGATTCTATCTGCCTCTGGATCAAGCTCAGAACCTGTGATATCATATTTCTTCATCTGCTCATCAAGTGTCTTTCCATCAACACGTTTTACGCTACCATTGATCAAGCCACCCTTGTTCAACTCATTCAGGATACCCATGATACCACCCGCACGATTGCACTCCTGAACACTATATTTCTGAGTATTTGGAGCCAACTTGCAGAGACAAGGAACCTTGCGGCTCAACTGATCGATATCCTCCATCTTGAAATCAGCACCAGCTTCCTGAGCTACTGCTAAAAGATGAAGCACCGTATTGGTACTACCACCCATTGCGATATCGAGAGTCATTGCATTGAGGAAAGCATCACGTGTTGCAATATTACGTGGCAAAACACTCTCATCACCATCCTCATAATAAGCATAAGCATTCTTCACTACCTGACGAGCAGCATCCTTGAAGAGTTGGATACGATTCTTGTGTGTTGCCAAGATTGTACCATTTCCTGGGAGACTCAAACCAATAGCCTCAGTCAGCGAGTTCATAGAATTGGCAGTGAACATACCCGAACAGCTACCACAACCAGGACAAGCACATTGTTCTATCTGCTTCATCTCCTCATCAGAAACACTGGTGTCAGCACCCTTGATCATAGCTGTAATCAAGTCAGCATTCTCACCCTTCCAACGACCAGCTTCCATAGGGCCGCCAGAGCAGAATATAGTAGGAATGTTCAAGCGCATAGATGCCATGAGCATACCAGGAGTCACCTTATCACAATTAGAGATACAAATCATGGCATCAGCCTTATGAGCATTGACCATATACTCTACAGAATCTGCGATAATGTCACGGCTTGGCAAAGAGTAAAGCATTCCGTCATGACCCATAGCAATACCATCATCTACAGCGATGGTATTAAATTCGGCTGCATAACAACCCATTGCCTCAATTTCCTTCTTGACTATCTGACCGATTTCATGAAGATGAGTATGACCAGGCACAAACTGTGTAAAGCTATTCACAATAGCAATAATTGGTTTGCCAAACTGCTCATGTTTCATACCTGCAGCTACCCAAAGTGCACGGGCACCTGCCATTCTTCTGCCTTCAGTACAGACGCTACTTCTTAATGGATGTTTCATATTGTTTTTATATTTTCAATTTTGACTGCAAAGATACTGAGAATTTATGTAATAACCAACAAATTTCACATAAACTTTCATTTTATTGCGAATTTCGTAACATAAACCAACGATTTACTTTCGATTTATTACAGAAACTACACATTTCCGTTAGAATTGAGCATTCAAATAAACTAAAAATACAAAAACTATAACCTAAATTTTCTATATTATTTCACTCCTCCTTGGGTTGTACCTCACATCAATTATGAACATACAATTACAGGAACAGAAAAAACATCCGATGGAACAGAAAGTAACATCAGATGGAACAAAAAAATCCCCAAGGCAAAAACCTTGAGGATTTATATGTTTGATAAAAAAATCTAATCAATGCATTTATTACTCAGCAACGCTGTTGTCGTTGAAAGTAGAAACGCGGTTGAACTCAACCTGCTTGAAAAGCTTGTCTGTTGCGCCCATACCCTTAGTTGTCAAACGGTCAGCAGCAATCTTGTACTTCTTTACCAATACATTCTTAACTGCCTCAGCACGCTTCTCTGAAAGCTTCTGATTCAACTCCTTAGGACCCTCTGGAGAAGCATAACCCTTAATCTCGATGTTAGCCTCTGGGTGATTCTTCATATACTGAGAAATCAACTCGATGTTAGGCATCTGACTCTTCTCTACATTAAACTTGCCCTGCTGGAACAATACAGTAGGCTGCAAGTTTGTAGCTGTAGCTGGCTTTACATACTTAGGCTTCTTGTTGCACTCGTCAAGAGCGTTCTGAAGATCCTTGATCTGCTTGTCCTTAGCTGAGAGCTGAGAATCCTTGTTATTCAAATCGTTGCGGAGGTCGTTGATCTGGCTGTTCAAACCATCGATCTCAGACTGATCACGGAGCTGAGCGATTGTGAAGTTGTGAGAACCGTTAGAGTTCTTGAACTTGTAGATGAAACCAGCGTTCAACTGGAAGCCAGACTTGTTGATGTCATAAGCAACACCCTCATAACCATCACCATTCAAAGCCCAGTTCATAGATGGCTCTACATAGAACTGCCATGCCTTGTCAGCACCGAAGTTAACTGCGAAATCGATACCAGCCTTAGAAGTCAAAGCATTCCAGTTATTTGCTGTACCGAAAGAGTGTGCCCAACCAAGACCATAAACAGGGATAACCTCGAATGTACGTGGCTCACCCTTGTAACCAGCAAACCAGTTGCTCAAGTTTACAGTACCAATCAAGCTTGTGTTCATATAACGAACAGTAGTCTTTGATGGATATGCGTTGTGATCGTTGAAGTAAACATTGCTCTCAGCAGCCAAACCGAATACTGGAGTAAACCAACGACCGATACGAAGACCAGCATTAGAGTTGAGGTTATTCAACCAACTGTGATTTGTTGTCTTTGTCATTACACCGCCATTAACGCCGATGTAGAAGTTGTCGAAAGTCTTGCTTTCAGTAACAGTCTGAGCTGATACTGATACTGCCATAGCTACGGCAGCAAACAATAAAACTAACTTTTTCATGTCTCTCTAAAATTTGTTAAATAATATCATTATATTTCTTCATGCAAATACTGCACAAATATTTATTCGAGTGCAAAGTAATAAAAAAAAACTTTAACTACCAAATATTTTCCTCTATTTTTTACATTTCACCCTATAAAACATGCAAAAAAGCCAATATTCATTCCTTTTTCGAACAATCATATCGGTTTTCTTGCATATTTTATATCGGTTTTAGATATATATACACATCTCACACAAAATATCCTTTCAGAAAAAAATCTACAAGGACCAAACATTCGATTGACGAGGACCTATTTCGATTTCTTTTTGAGTCAAACCAGAAAGCTTCAACTTCAGGGTTCGTGGCAAGGCATTGACAACTTTCAACCAAACCTTTCCCGACTTACTGTCCTTCACGACACTGACACCTACATAGCGTTTCAAGACCTCAGGCAACTGTAAATCTGAAGCTATATAAACATCGCCACAATGAACAGAGAACATCTTTTGCACGTGATAACTTTCAGTCGCGCGTACCTTATTATTATTAAAGTACATCATATCCGGATTCCAGTTGGCATAACCTTCCTTACAAAGCAGAGGTGCATAAGAGGTCATTTCCACCACATCGCCATTACGTTCCACATTACAGAGATGAATACCTTCTGCCAAGGCACGATCCACCTCATTGTTTCCATTGGCTGCATATTCACCGAGATATACCTTAGGCATGCTACGGTCATAATGGTCGTAATAGTCCTGATGATTGATAAACCAACCTGGTTTTTCGTAATAATGCTCATCTACCGCATCTATATACAGTCGGTTTTCCTTAGCAATCTTCCAACCTTCCATATAATCTGAAGAAGGATAATGGAAAGGACCTACCGTTCCTATCACCTCGATATCAGGATATTTCTGCTTCAAGGCCTTGCATATCATCAGATAACGTTCCTTGAATGTCGTAGAAATCAGGTCTTCGTTTCCGATTCCAATCATCTTCAGATTGAAAGGAGCCGGATGTCCTGCATCAGCACGCATCTTGGCCCATGAAGAAGTGGCAGGATCTCCATTCGCCCACTCCACCAGGTCGAGTACATCCTGTACATACTGTGGCATCTGTTCCATCGGAATACCTCCCTGCTGACCGCAGAGTCCTTGCGCATTAGACTGAGAATTCTGACAAGGTACGCCAGCTGCCAATACTGGCAATGGCTCTGCACCCATATCCTCGCACCATTGGAAATACTCATAGAAACCGAGTTGTCTGGTCTGATGATAATTCCAGATATTTCTGGCTGGTTTGCGATCCTTCAAAGGTCCTACCGTTTCCTTCCAATGATAGATATTGTCCAGACCCTGTCCATGCAACATACAACCGCCAGGAAAGCGTACAAACTTCGGTTTGAGTTCTGCGATTTTCTCTGCCAGATCCTTGCGGAGTCCGTGACCTTTATAAGTATCATGAGGTTTCAGACTCACGAGATCAATACCCACCTGAGTCTCTCCCTTTGGAATAAGGGCCAAGCGGATGCCTTTACCCTCTTCGAGATTTCCCTGATATTTATCAGTAATGGCCAGTTGCGCCTTATATTCAGACCACTCATTGCCAACAACCTTCACCTTAGCCTGTGATATAACACCCCCCGCTTCATTAACCAAAGCTACCATGAGTTGCTTATTCTTTCCATTCAGGCAACGAGCATACAAACTCACGTCATAATAAGAAGCAGCATGCTTTCCTTCCTTCTTCGCATCACGAGCACCTCGCAGGATAGAAATGCCATCCCATCCTATATTATAAATAGGTGTAGCACCCAACACCGCATAGTGAGGATTATTTTTGCTCACTCCGTTTTCTACGGAAACAGAAGACAAGTCCACTCCCTGCCAAGCAGTCGTTGCATTCCACGAATGCTTTCTATCATCCTTGTTGTATTCAAAATCACCGTTTTGAAGAAGTTCGGCACACAGTCCGCCATCAGCAGCCCGACTGATATCTTCAAAGAAA
This is a stretch of genomic DNA from Segatella hominis. It encodes these proteins:
- the recJ gene encoding single-stranded-DNA-specific exonuclease RecJ, with product MHFKWNYEAPTPEQEKAAKELGEKLSISPILGQLLIQRGITTESAAKRFFRPQLADLINPFLMKDMDIAVDRLNDAMGRKERILVYGDYDVDGCTAVALVYKFLQQFYSNIDYYIPDRYDEGYGVSKKGIDFANETGVKLIIILDCGIKAIKEIEYAKSLGIDFIICDHHVPDEVMPPAVAILNPKRPDDTFPFKHLCGCGVGFKFMQAFAKNNNIPFSRLIPLLDFCAVSIAADIVPVEEENRILAFHGLKLLNTNPSIGLRSIIDICGLNGREISMSDIVFKIGPRINASGRMENGKLSVDLLVERDFATAIRMAKHINEYNEQRKDIDKQMTEEANGIVSRLETQKHNSSIVLYDEGWKKGVIGIVASRLTEIYFRPTVVLTKDGDMATGSARSVTGFDVYSAIKSCRDILMNFGGHTYAAGLTLKWDKVKEFRERFQKYVEEHIAPEQTEALLHIDAEIDFKDITKHLYSDLKRFAPFGPGNQKPIFCTTKVYDYGTSKVVGREQEHIKLELVDSKSSNVVNGIAFGQSAAARYIKSKRSFDIVYTIEDNIFKKNQVQLQIEDIRPNNSEK
- a CDS encoding ATP-dependent DNA helicase RecQ; the protein is MTDKFQEILRTYWGYPDFRGIQRDIIESISQGKDTLGLMPTGGGKSITFQVPALAQDGVCIVITPLIALMKDQVSHLKERGILADAIYADRSRSEIIQTLENCIFGGVKILYVSPERLSTDIFQTKLRHIKVSFITVDEAHCISQWGYDFRPSYLKISDIRKLKPGTPILALTATATPEVVDDIQNQLQFSEKNVFKMSFERKNLAYIVRITTDKHGEMVHILKCVQGSAIIYVRSRRRTKEIAEILNKNGIPATFYHAGLDPAVKDERQREWQEDQIRVMVATNAFGMGIDKPDVRMVIHIDCPDSLEAYFQEAGRAGRDGNKSYAVLLYDASDERKLTKRINDTFPEKELIRDIYEHLAYFFQIGVGSGCGKTFEFNIEKFSYIYKYYPTKVDAALRILEQCGYIHYEDNPDGKARLMFNLNRSDLYLLDNLSENEDQVVTSLLRVYGGLFTDFVYIDESLIAQQAELSIQQVYFALKCLATKHIITFVPRRKIPYITYTRDRIDGDKVVITQEAYENRKEQFVKRINSMIAYAQTDFICRSRQLLRYFGEETKEDCKQCDVCLEHKDNDSVAKQMFEKAKESILQILGDQKKHHITELREIQVPSQQLENALEMLVSENQIHIDGSYIYL
- the ilvC gene encoding ketol-acid reductoisomerase — protein: MAEMNFGGVMETVVTSHEFSLEKAREVLKNETIAVIGYGIQGPGQACNLRDNGFNVIVGQRQGKTYEKCLKDGWVPGKTLFSIEEAAEKGTIICMLLSDAGQIACWPKIKPHLTAGKTLYYSHGFAINWSDRTGVVPPKDIDVIMVAPKGSGTSLRTMFCEGRGLNCSYAVYQDASGKAEEKTIAFGIGIGAGYLFKTTFQREATSDLTGERGSLMGAIEGLLEAQYDVLRENGHSPSEAFNETVEELTQSLGPLFGEKGMDWMYANCSTTAQRGALDWAPRFREAIKPVMEWLYYSVKTGNEAQISIDKNSQADYREKLNAELEAMRNKEMWQAGVTVRKLRPENN
- a CDS encoding acyl-[acyl-carrier-protein] thioesterase → MELLSKVGRYEFLSEPFHCDFSSHLFMGHLGNHLLNAADFHSNDRGYGMNYLMPRHKTWVLSRLAIEMTEMPKSYDKFYVETWVENAMKYFTARDFKICGKLAADEEEEKVYGYGKSVWAMIDTETRQPVDIFSIHDGLIKEYIEEEKECPIAASSRVKMSADAKFVRSIDTYYNDVDVNGHINSVKYIEHILDLFDLDYYKTHFLQRFEIAYVAESHQGDRLNFYQEEVNEGEYCIKITKICKNDAKEVEVVRSKAKFVKK
- the ilvN gene encoding acetolactate synthase small subunit; the encoded protein is MDNNSDKKLYTLLVYSENIAGILNQITAVFTRRQVNIESLNVSASSIKNIHKYTITVWSDPEQIEKINKAIEKKIDVVKSDYYADDQIFIHEVALFKISTPVLLENPEVSRTIRKHDARMMEVNPTYSTVLLAGLTEDIADLFHKLNSFDCLLQYTRSGRIAVTRSFDEPISDYLKQSAEE